CGGGATCTACCTGTCAGAGATTAGTCAACCaaatgttcaaagagcagatagggAGAACTATGGAAGTATACATCGATGATATGGCAGTAAATTCGAAGAAAGCTAAGGATGATATGCAACATCTGGCAGAAACCTTCGACACACTCAGAGAGtataaaatgaagcttaacccttCCAAATGTACTTTTGGAGTCTCATCCGGGAAGTTCTTAGGCTACATAGTGACCCGGAGAGGAATAGAAACCAGCACAGAACAAATAAAGGCAATACTACAGCTGGAGTCACCAGAAAAGCCAAAAGATGTGCAGCGGCTAGCAGGAAAGGTGGCAGCTCTCAGCAGGTTCATTATAATATCATCAGACAGATGCAGGCTATTCTATGATATATTAAATAAGAGTCAAAGATTCGGATGGACCAAAGAACACGAGAAAGcattcagagagctgaaacactatCTCAGCACCCCACCGATGTTGTCAAAAccagagcaaggagaaccattgttcCTATACCTAGTCATCACAGAGGTAGAAGTAAGCGCAGTCCTAGTCAGGGAGCGGGATAAGGAGCAACGACCAGTCTACTACGTAAGCAAATCTCTACTaccagcagagaccaggtacacatccctcGAAAAGCTGGTACTTGTACTTATAATTGCATCTTACAAATTACGCCCTTATTTCGAGTCGCATACCATATATGTTGTGACTAATCATCCCCTAAAATCTGTAATGAGGAAGCCTGAGTTATCAGGAAGAATGttaaaatggtctgtacaccttagTGGATATGACATTAGGTATGACCCGAGGACAGCGATAAAGTCACAGGCACTAGTAGATTTCGTTTCACACTTTAGCCCAGCTATCCAAAGTCTGGCTGATAAGGAGATCCTGACCCTCAAAGGGGACAAGGATGCAGAAGTTTGGTAGATGCATATCGACGGCGCCTCCAATAAAAGGGGGGCAGGGGTAGGCCTAATCCTGCAATCTCCACAAGGggatctgatagcacaagcagtcCGTTGTGAATTCAAGGCTACTAACAACGAAACAGAATATGAAGCTTTGATATTAGGGCTGCGGCTAGCTCTAGACTTGGGAATCAGAAACCTACAGGTATACAGTGATTCCCTGCTTATAGTTAATCACGTAAATGATGAATATGTAGCCACGGACACAAAAATTATAGCCTActtaaaagtagcaaaggagctAAAGCAGAAATTCAAAGACTGCAAGCTTAAGTAGGTTCCCAGAGACCAGAACGTGGATGCAGATGCCCTGGTAACTCTGGGGGAACTTTCAAACCAACGGAGCTGGCCAACATACCCATCGCGCACGTGTTGGAACCATCAATCCAAAAAGCAGAAGAGATAGACAGAGGAGAGCTGGAAGACCAGCAGAATGTAGGAGTGGAGAATGGAGCAACGGTTCTGTCAAACACAGACGACCAGTCAGCTGATCCAGATTGGCGCACGCCTTACTTagattggttgatagatggcaaGCTGCCATCTGACAAAAAGGAGGAAAGGGGTTTCaaaatgaaagcctccagatTCGTACTGATAGACGATATGCTTTTCAGAAAATCACTGCCAGGACCTTACTTACGGTGCCTGAACAagcaagaagcacagactgtgttgcatgccct
The Silene latifolia isolate original U9 population chromosome 11, ASM4854445v1, whole genome shotgun sequence genome window above contains:
- the LOC141613491 gene encoding uncharacterized protein LOC141613491, which encodes MHIDGASNKRGAGVGLILQSPQGDLIAQAVRCEFKATNNETEYEALILGLRLALDLGIRNLQRPERGCRCPGNSGGTFKPTELANIPIAHVLEPSIQKAEEIDRGELEDQQNVGVENGATVLSNTDDQSADPDWRTPYLDWLIDGKLPSDKKEERGFKMKASRFVLIDDMLFRKSLPGPYLRCLNKQEAQTVLHALHSGEYGNHAGGRSVKQSSQARLLLAHNKGISIIRSKV